A region of Drosophila suzukii chromosome 2L, CBGP_Dsuzu_IsoJpt1.0, whole genome shotgun sequence DNA encodes the following proteins:
- the AIF gene encoding putative apoptosis-inducing factor 1, mitochondrial isoform X2 produces the protein MSIWGVRCLTQKFIRQAYILANRRILGPVPQRSPPAYAPLRPAHSSLYQMGFADVKSVCSAKDVLKSDSAKLSTSQPVLDSCKPTNACEEFKRKRKETTCQPCNEDGTAPGGSGGGDEECECRMKDLRLKCLLGALAALLAGGLLAWFMTRDTDDSEAKKAQEEEEERKRRLIAGLATSPPSSADLPKHVPYLIIGGGTAAFSAFRAIKSNDATAKVLMISNEFRKPYMRPPLSKELWYTPNPNEDPIKDYRFKQWTGSERSLFFEPDEFFVDPEDLDDSANGGIAVAQGFAVKKVDAQKRIATLNDGYEISYDECLIATGCAPKNLTMLRDAPPSVLEKVMVYRTPDDFDRLRKLAAEKRSITIVGNGFIGSELACSLAHYSRENNGGKVYQVFQENANMSKVLPNYLSRWTTAKMEAQGVCVIPNASIRSAVRDETNLKLELNNGMTLMSDVVVVCVGCTPNTELAAPSRLEVDRSLGGFVVNAELEARRNLYVAGDASCFFDPLLGRRRVEHHDHSVVSGRLAGENMTGAKKPYQHQSMFWSDLGPEIGYEGIGLVDSSLPTVGVFALPSDSAKRVDQLSDSSDPEIPTTTNTSQSTKSDATGSTDGVTCDPDEAANYGKGVIFYLKNDKIVGILLWNLFNRIGLARTIINQNKKYDDLNEVAKLFEIHA, from the exons ATGAGTATTTGGGGTGTCCGATGTCTGACGCAGAAGTTCATCCGGCAGGCGTACATCCTGGCCAACAGGAGGATACTGGGTCCAGTTCCGCAGCGCTCCCCGCCGGCGTACG CTCCTCTGCGGCCGGCACACAGCAGTCTCTATCAAATG GGCTTTGCTGATGTCAAGAGTGTCTGTAGCGCTAAGGATGTGCTAAAGTCGGACAGTGCTAAGCTCAGCACCAGTCAGCCAGTCCTAGATTCCTGCAAACCCACGAACGCCTGCGAGGAGTTTAAGCGCAAACGCAAGGAGACAACCTGCCAGCCCTGCAACGAGGATGGAACTGCTCCCGGTGGCAGTGGTGGTGGCGATGAGGAGTGCGAGTGCCGGATGAAGGACCTGCGACTGAAGTGTCTGCTGGGAGCGCTGGCTGCCCTGTTAGCCGGAGGATTG CTCGCCTGGTTCATGACGCGGGATACGGATGACAGTGAGGCCAAAAAAGCCCAGGAAGAGGAGGAGGAACGGAAACGTAGATTAATAGCTGGACTAGCTACGA GTCCGCCCAGTTCTGCAGACCTTCCCAAGCATGTGCCGTACCTTATTATTGGTGGCGGAACCGCTGCCTTCTCTGCGTTCCGAGCCATCAAGTCCAACGATGCAACTGCCAAAGTTTTGATGATTAGCAATGAGTTCCGCAAGCCCTACATGCGTCCTCCGCTGTCCAAGGAACTGTGGTACACGCCCAATCCGAACGAGGATCCCATCAAAGATTATCGCTTTAAGCAATGGACGGGTTCCGAGAGAAG CTTGTTCTTCGAGCCGGACGAGTTTTTCGTGGACCCCGAGGATCTGGATGACAGTGCAAACGGTGGAATTGCCGTCGCTCAAGGTTTCGCTGTGAAGAAGGTGGACGCGCAAAAGCGCATAGCAACGTTGAACGACGGCTATGAGATTAGCTACGACGAATGCCTGATCGCCACGGGCTGTGCCCCCAAGAACCTCACAATGCTGCGCGATGCTCCGCCCAGCGTTCTCGAAAAGGTAATGGTCTACCGCACGCCCGACGACTTTGATCGCCTACGAAAATTGGCGGCGGAGAAGCGATCAATAACCATTGTTGGCAACGGTTTTATCGGAAGTGAGCTGGCCTGCTCTCTGGCGCACTACTCCAGGGAGAACAATGGCGGCAAAGTGTACCAAGTGTTTCAGGAAAACGCCAACATGTCAAAGGTGCTGCCCAACTACTTGAGCCGCTGGACGACGGCAAAGATGGAAGCCCAGGGCGTCTGTGTCATCCCCAATGCCAGCATTCGATCGGCGGTGCGAGATGAAACCAATCTGAAGTTGGAGTTGAACAATGGAATGACTTTGATGTCCGACGTGGTGGTGGTCTGCGTGGGCTGCACACCCAACACAGAGTTAGCGGCTCCCAGCAGATTAGAGGTGGACAGAAGTCTGGGTGGTTTCGTGGTCAACGCGGAGCTGGAGGCCAGACGGAATCTCTACGTGGCTGGCGATGCTTCCTGCTTCTTCGATCCTCTGCTGGGCAGACGGCGGGTGGAGCACCATGATCACTCGGTGGTCTCTGGTCGGCTGGCCGGCGAGAACATGACAGGAGCAA AAAAACCTTATCAACACCAAAGCATGTTTTGGTCCGATCTGGGCCCAGAGATCGGTTACGAGGGAATTGGCCTGGTGGATTCTTCCCTGCCCACCGTTGGCGTATTCGCCCTGCCCTCGGATAGCGCCAAACGCGTAGACCAACTGTCCGACTCCAGTGATCCTGAAATCCCAACGACCACGAATACCAGCCAGTCGACAAAAAGCGATGCCACTGGCAGCACCGATGGCGTTACCTGTGATCCCGATGAGGCGGCCAACTATGGCAAGGGTGTTATATTCTACTTGAAGAATGACAAGATCGTCGGCATCCTGCTGTGGAACCTCTTCAATCGGATAGGCTTAGCTAGGACAATAATCAATCAGAATAAGAAGTACGATGACCTCAATGAGGTGGCCAAACTGTTCGAGATTCATGCGTAG
- the AIF gene encoding putative apoptosis-inducing factor 1, mitochondrial isoform X1 has translation MSIWGVRCLTQKFIRQAYILANRRILGPVPQRSPPAYAPLRPAHSSLYQMVKKRTLEARTKLQANKYPNHQACVAKPSTTPPPEEFGAVVEGTSMPTYANAQFQAPSQSEPLFKVGFADVKSVCSAKDVLKSDSAKLSTSQPVLDSCKPTNACEEFKRKRKETTCQPCNEDGTAPGGSGGGDEECECRMKDLRLKCLLGALAALLAGGLLAWFMTRDTDDSEAKKAQEEEEERKRRLIAGLATSPPSSADLPKHVPYLIIGGGTAAFSAFRAIKSNDATAKVLMISNEFRKPYMRPPLSKELWYTPNPNEDPIKDYRFKQWTGSERSLFFEPDEFFVDPEDLDDSANGGIAVAQGFAVKKVDAQKRIATLNDGYEISYDECLIATGCAPKNLTMLRDAPPSVLEKVMVYRTPDDFDRLRKLAAEKRSITIVGNGFIGSELACSLAHYSRENNGGKVYQVFQENANMSKVLPNYLSRWTTAKMEAQGVCVIPNASIRSAVRDETNLKLELNNGMTLMSDVVVVCVGCTPNTELAAPSRLEVDRSLGGFVVNAELEARRNLYVAGDASCFFDPLLGRRRVEHHDHSVVSGRLAGENMTGAKKPYQHQSMFWSDLGPEIGYEGIGLVDSSLPTVGVFALPSDSAKRVDQLSDSSDPEIPTTTNTSQSTKSDATGSTDGVTCDPDEAANYGKGVIFYLKNDKIVGILLWNLFNRIGLARTIINQNKKYDDLNEVAKLFEIHA, from the exons ATGAGTATTTGGGGTGTCCGATGTCTGACGCAGAAGTTCATCCGGCAGGCGTACATCCTGGCCAACAGGAGGATACTGGGTCCAGTTCCGCAGCGCTCCCCGCCGGCGTACG CTCCTCTGCGGCCGGCACACAGCAGTCTCTATCAAATGGTAAAGAAACGCACCCTCGAGGCGCGCACCAAATTGCAAGCCAACAAGTATCCGAATCATCAAGCCTGCGTCGCCAAACCCTCGACCACGCCCCCTCCTGAGGAGTTCGGCGCGGTTGTGGAGGGCACCTCCATGCCCACCTACGCCAATGCCCAGTTTCAAGCCCCATCCCAGTCGGAGCCACTCTTCAAAGTG GGCTTTGCTGATGTCAAGAGTGTCTGTAGCGCTAAGGATGTGCTAAAGTCGGACAGTGCTAAGCTCAGCACCAGTCAGCCAGTCCTAGATTCCTGCAAACCCACGAACGCCTGCGAGGAGTTTAAGCGCAAACGCAAGGAGACAACCTGCCAGCCCTGCAACGAGGATGGAACTGCTCCCGGTGGCAGTGGTGGTGGCGATGAGGAGTGCGAGTGCCGGATGAAGGACCTGCGACTGAAGTGTCTGCTGGGAGCGCTGGCTGCCCTGTTAGCCGGAGGATTG CTCGCCTGGTTCATGACGCGGGATACGGATGACAGTGAGGCCAAAAAAGCCCAGGAAGAGGAGGAGGAACGGAAACGTAGATTAATAGCTGGACTAGCTACGA GTCCGCCCAGTTCTGCAGACCTTCCCAAGCATGTGCCGTACCTTATTATTGGTGGCGGAACCGCTGCCTTCTCTGCGTTCCGAGCCATCAAGTCCAACGATGCAACTGCCAAAGTTTTGATGATTAGCAATGAGTTCCGCAAGCCCTACATGCGTCCTCCGCTGTCCAAGGAACTGTGGTACACGCCCAATCCGAACGAGGATCCCATCAAAGATTATCGCTTTAAGCAATGGACGGGTTCCGAGAGAAG CTTGTTCTTCGAGCCGGACGAGTTTTTCGTGGACCCCGAGGATCTGGATGACAGTGCAAACGGTGGAATTGCCGTCGCTCAAGGTTTCGCTGTGAAGAAGGTGGACGCGCAAAAGCGCATAGCAACGTTGAACGACGGCTATGAGATTAGCTACGACGAATGCCTGATCGCCACGGGCTGTGCCCCCAAGAACCTCACAATGCTGCGCGATGCTCCGCCCAGCGTTCTCGAAAAGGTAATGGTCTACCGCACGCCCGACGACTTTGATCGCCTACGAAAATTGGCGGCGGAGAAGCGATCAATAACCATTGTTGGCAACGGTTTTATCGGAAGTGAGCTGGCCTGCTCTCTGGCGCACTACTCCAGGGAGAACAATGGCGGCAAAGTGTACCAAGTGTTTCAGGAAAACGCCAACATGTCAAAGGTGCTGCCCAACTACTTGAGCCGCTGGACGACGGCAAAGATGGAAGCCCAGGGCGTCTGTGTCATCCCCAATGCCAGCATTCGATCGGCGGTGCGAGATGAAACCAATCTGAAGTTGGAGTTGAACAATGGAATGACTTTGATGTCCGACGTGGTGGTGGTCTGCGTGGGCTGCACACCCAACACAGAGTTAGCGGCTCCCAGCAGATTAGAGGTGGACAGAAGTCTGGGTGGTTTCGTGGTCAACGCGGAGCTGGAGGCCAGACGGAATCTCTACGTGGCTGGCGATGCTTCCTGCTTCTTCGATCCTCTGCTGGGCAGACGGCGGGTGGAGCACCATGATCACTCGGTGGTCTCTGGTCGGCTGGCCGGCGAGAACATGACAGGAGCAA AAAAACCTTATCAACACCAAAGCATGTTTTGGTCCGATCTGGGCCCAGAGATCGGTTACGAGGGAATTGGCCTGGTGGATTCTTCCCTGCCCACCGTTGGCGTATTCGCCCTGCCCTCGGATAGCGCCAAACGCGTAGACCAACTGTCCGACTCCAGTGATCCTGAAATCCCAACGACCACGAATACCAGCCAGTCGACAAAAAGCGATGCCACTGGCAGCACCGATGGCGTTACCTGTGATCCCGATGAGGCGGCCAACTATGGCAAGGGTGTTATATTCTACTTGAAGAATGACAAGATCGTCGGCATCCTGCTGTGGAACCTCTTCAATCGGATAGGCTTAGCTAGGACAATAATCAATCAGAATAAGAAGTACGATGACCTCAATGAGGTGGCCAAACTGTTCGAGATTCATGCGTAG
- the Top2 gene encoding DNA topoisomerase 2: MENGSKGSALSIEQMYQKKSQLEHILLRPDSYIGSVEFTKELMWVFDSSQNRMVQKEISFVPGLYKIFDEILVNAADNKQRDKSMNTIKVDIDPERNVVSVWNNGQGIPVTMHKEQKMYVPTMIFGHLLTSSNYNDDEKKVTGGRNGYGAKLCNIFSTSFTVETATREYRRSFKQTWADNMGKASEVKIKDFSGTDFTRITFSPDLAKFKMESLDEDIVALMSRRAYDVAASSKGVSVFLNGNKLAVRNFKDYIDLHVKSTDEDSGPPIKIVHEVANERWEVACCPSDRGFQQVSFVNSIATYKGGRHVDHVVDNLIKQLLEVLKKKNKGGINIKPFQVRNHLWVFVNCLIENPTFDSQTKENMTLQQKGFGSKCTLSEKFINNMSKSGIVESVLAWAKFKAQNDIAKTGGRKSSKIKGIPKLEDANEAGGKNSINCTLILTEGDSAKSLAVSGLGVIGRNFYGVFPLRGKLLNVREANFKQLSENAEINNLCKIIGLQYKKKYLTEDDLKTLRYGKVMIMTDQDQDGSHIKGLLINFIHTNWPELLRLPFLEEFITPIVKATKKNEELSFYSLPEFEEWKNDTANHHTYNIKYYKGLGTSTSKEAKEYFQDMERHRILFKYDGSVDDESIVMAFSKKHIESRKVWLTNHMDEVKRRKELGLPERYLYAKGTKYITYADFINLELVLFSNADNERSIPSLVDGLKPGQRKVMFTCFKRNDKREVKVAQLSGSVAEMSAYHHGEVSLQMTIVNLAQNYVGANNINLLEPRGQFGTRLTGGKDCASARYIFTLMSPLTRLIYHPLDDPLLDYQVDDGQKIEPQWYLPIIPMVLVNGAEGIGTGWSTKIANHNPREIMRNLKKMINGEEPTPMHPWYKNFTGRMEYVSDGRYVQTGNIQILPGNKVEITELPVGVWTQNYKENVLEPLSNGTEKVKAIVSDYREFHTDTTVRFVISFAPGEFERIQAEEGGFYRVFKLTTTLSTNQMHAFDQNNCLRRFPSAIDIIKEFYQLRREYYARRKDFLVGQLTAQADRLSDQARFILEKCEKKLVVENKQRKAMCDELVKRGYRPDPVKEWQRRIKLEDAEPANEEDDEEEEAATSSSSKVKKEKEVDPDKAFKKLTDVKKFDYLLGMSMWMLTEEKKNELLKQRDAKLAELENLRKKTPELLWLDDLDALEAKLDEVEEKERLEEQGINLKTAKAMKGQKAVAGKGRKAKAAAGSLATGDVFPDPEGEHVEFKVTEDIVKKMALAAKLAQNAKEPKKPKEPKEPKVKKEPKGKQIKADPDASGDDMDDFDAMVEGGAKSSPKAKKAAAVKKEPAERKPRQKKENGGGLKQSKIDFSKAKPKKSDDDSVEEVTPRADRPGRRQASKKIDYSSLFSDEDGDGNVGSDDDASDSDEDSPKRPTKRGRDEESSGGAKKKAPPKKRRAVIESDDEVTFDDDDDSDFQ; this comes from the exons ATGGAGAACGGAAGCAAGGGTAGCGCCCTGTCCATCGAACAGATGTACCAGAAGAAGTCGCAGCTGGAGCACATCCTGCTGCGGCCGGACTCGTACATTGGGTCCGTGGAGTTCACCAAGGAGCTGATGTGGGTGTTCGACAGCTCGCAGAACAGAATGGTCCAGAAGGAGATCTCTTTTGTGCCCGGCCTGTATAAGATCTTCGATGAGATCCTCGTGAATGCGGCGGATAACAAGCAGCGCGACAAGAGCATGAACACCATCAAGGTTGACATCGATCCGGAGCGGAATGTGGTGTCCGTGTGGAACAACGGCCAGGGTATTCCGGTGACCATGCACAAGGAGCAGAAGATGTATGTGCCCACGATGATTTTCGGTCATTTGCTGACCTCCTCAAACTACAACGATGACGAGAAGAAGGTCACCGGCGGCAGGAACGGATACGGAGCCAAACTCTGCAACATATTCTCCACCAGCTTCACCGTGGAGACCGCCACGAGGGAGTACAGGCGGAGCTTTAAGCAGACCTGGGCCGACAACATGGGAAAGGCTTCTGAAGTGAAG ATCAAGGACTTCAGTGGCACCGATTTCACTCGCATCACATTCAGTCCCGATTTGGCCAAGTTCAAGATGGAAAGTCTCGATGAAGATATTGTGGCTCTGATGTCCCGACGTGCATACGATGTGGCCGCCTCATCCAAGGGTGTATCCGTCTTTCTTAACGGCAACAAGCTGGCGGTGCGGAACTTCAAGGACTACATTGATCTCCACGTCAAGAGCACGGACGAAGACTCCGGTCCACCCATTAAAATTGTTCACGAGGTAGCCAACGAGCGCTGGGAGGTTGCCTGCTGTCCCTCGGACCGCGGCTTCCAGCAGGTCTCGTTTGTCAACTCAATAGCCACCTACAAGGGTGGTAGGCATGTGGACCACGTAGTGGACAATCTCATCAAGCAGCTCCTCGAAGTGCTGAAGAAGAAGAACAAAG GTGGCATTAACATCAAGCCCTTCCAGGTGCGGAATCATCTCTGGGTTTTCGTCAATTGTTTGATTGAGAACCCCACATTCGACTCGCAAACTAAGGAGAACATGACGCTGCAACAAAAGGGCTTCGGTTCCAAGTGCACTCTATCCGAGAAGTTCATCAACAATATGTCCAAGTCTGGCATCGTGGAGTCTGTGCTGGCGTGGGCCAAGTTCAAGGCCCAGAATGACATTGCCAAGACGGGTGGTCGCAAATCGAGCAAAATAAAGGGCATTCCGAAGCTGGAGGACGCTAACGAGGCCGGTGGCAAGAATTCAATCAACTGCACCCTCATCCTCACCGAGGGAGACTCAGCCAAGTCTTTGGCTGTTTCCGGCCTGGGCGTCATTGGCCGCAATTTCTACGGAGTATTCCCGCTTAGGGGTAAACTTCTCAACGTACGCGAGGCTAATTTCAAGCAGCTGTCCGAGAATGCCGAGATCAACAACTTGTGCAAGATCATCGGGTTGCAGTACAAAAAGAAGTATCTCACCGAGGATGATCTCAAGACGCTGCGCTACGGCAAAGTTATGATCATGACAGATCAGGATCAGGACGGCTCCCACATCAAGGGTCTGCTGATCAACTTTATCCACACCAACTGGCCGGAGCTGCTGCGTCTGCCCTTCCTTGAGGAGTTCATTACGCCAATTGTAAAGGCAACCAAAAAGAACGAGGAGCTCTCGTTCTACTCGCTGCCCGAGTTCGAAGAGTGGAAAAACGATACGGCCAATCACCATACGTATAATATCAAATACTATAAGGGTTTGGGTACTTCGACCTCCAAGGAGGCGAAGGAGTACTTCCAGGACATGGAACGCCATCGCATCCTGTTTAAGTACGATGGCTCGGTGGATGATGAGAGCATTGTCATGGCATTCTCCAAGAAGCATATCGAGTCAAGAAAGGTGTGGCTCACCAACCACATGGACGAGGTGAAGCGGCGCAAGGAGCTGGGATTGCCAGAGCGCTACCTGTACGCCAAGGGCACCAAGTACATCACCTACGCGGACTTTATTAACCTGGAGTTGGTACTGTTCTCCAATGCGGACAACGAGCGTTCCATTCCCAGTCTGGTGGACGGCTTGAAGCCAGGTCAGCGCAAGGTGATGTTCACCTGCTTCAAGAGGAACGACAAGCGTGAGGTTAAGGTGGCCCAGCTGTCTGGTTCCGTCGCCGAGATGTCGGCCTATCACCACGGTGAGGTTTCGCTGCAGATGACCATCGTTAATCTGGCCCAGAACTATGTGGGCGCAAATAATATAAATCTCCTGGAGCCACGCGGTCAGTTCGGTACTCGCTTGACGGGCGGCAAGGATTGCGCCAGCGCTCGTTATATTTTCACTTTGATGTCTCCCTTGACCCGACTCATCTACCATCCCTTGGACGATCCGCTGCTGGACTACCAGGTGGACGATGGCCAGAAGATTGAGCCCCAGTGGTACCTGCCCATCATTCCGATGGTGCTGGTAAACGGTGCTGAGGGCATCGGAACTGGTTGGTCCACGAAGATAGCCAACCACAATCCCCGAGAGATAATGCGCAATCTAAAGAAGATGATTAACGGAGAAGAGCCGACGCCTATGCATCCCTGGTACAAGAACTTCACCGGACGCATGGAGTACGTATCGGATGGCCGGTATGTGCAGACAGGAAACATTCAAATTCTGCCAGGGAATAAGGTGGAAATCACCGAACTTCCTGTGGGCGTTTGGACGCAGAATTACAAGGAGAACGTGCTGGAGCCGCTGTCGAACGGCACCGAAAAGGTTAAGGCAATTGTATCCGACTACAGGGAGTTCCACACGGACACCACCGTTCGCTTTGTGATTAGTTTTGCGCCTGGTGAATTTGAACGAATTCAAGCTGAGGAGGGTGGCTTCTATCGAGTGTTTAAACTTACCACAACGCTCTCCACCAACCAAATGCACGCCTTCGATCAGAACAACTGTTTGCGGCGTTTCCCCTCCGCCATCGATATCATCAAAGAGTTTTACCAGCTTCGTCGTGAGTACTACGCTCGCCGGAAGGACTTTTTGGTGGGCCAGCTGACGGCGCAGGCCGATCGGCTCAGTGACCAGGCTCGCTTCATTCTCGAGAAGTGCGAGAAAAAGTTGGTGGTGGAGAACAAGCAGCGGAAGGCCATGTGCGATGAGCTGGTGAAGCGTGGCTACCGTCCCGATCCCGTCAAGGAGTGGCAGCGCCGCATCAAGTTGGAGGATGCCGAGCCAGCTAACGAGGAGGATGACGAAGAAGAGGAGGCAGCTACCAGCAGCAGCTCGAAGGTTAAAAAAGAGAAGGAAGTCGATCCGGATAAGGCTTTCAAGAAGCTAACCGATGTAAAGAAGTTCGACTACCTCCTGGGCATGTCCATGTGGATGTTGACAGAGGAGAAGAAGAACGAGCTGCTCAAACAGCGCGACGCCAAGCTGGCCGAACTGGAGAATCTGCGCAAGAAGACGCCCGAGCTGCTTTGGCTTGACGATTTGGATGCTCTGGAGGCCAAGCTAGATGAAGTGGAAGAGAAGGAGCGCCTCGAGGAGCAGGGCATCAATCTGAAGACAGCAAAGGCGATGAAGGGCCAGAAGGCTGTTGCAGGCAAGGGCAGAAAGGCTAAGGCTGCGGCAGGCTCTTTGGCCACAGGAGACGTATTCCCCGATCCCGAGGGCGAACATGTGGAGTTCAAGGTAACCGAGGACATAGTCAAGAAAATGGCGCTGGCGGCTAAGTTGGCCCAGAATGCCAAGGAGCCAAAGAAACCGAAGGAACCCAAGGAGCCCAAGGTGAAGAAGGAGCCAAAGGGCAAGCAGATTAAGGCCGATCCGGATGCTAGCGGCGACGATATGGACGATTTTGATGCAATGGTCGAGGGCGGTGCGAAATCCTCACCCAAGGCCAAAAAGGCAGCAGCTGTCAAGAAGGAGCCGGCAGAGAGGAAGCCCCGCCAGAAGAAGGAGAACGGCGGCGGACTCAAGCAGAGCAAAATTGACTTCAGCAAAGCCAAG cccaagaagagcgacgacgactCAGTGGAGGAGGTGACTCCTCGGGCGGATCGGCCTGGTCGTCGACAGGCCAGCAAGAAGATAGACTACAGCTCGCTGTTCTCCGATGAAGATGGCGATGGCAACGTGGGATCTGATGATGATGCCAGTGACAGTGATGAAGACTCGCCCAAGCGTCCAACCAAGCGTGGTCGAGATGAGGAGAGCAGCGGTGGAGCCAAAAAGAAGGCACCGCCAAAGAAACGGCGCGCCGTCATCGAAAGCGATGATGAAGTAACatttgatgatgatgatgattccGATTTCCAGTGA
- the LOC108012472 gene encoding uncharacterized protein isoform X1 yields MAPLQFLFDSSTMKYRMLNKRKQATPSPVRQFEVEDTSLANHNALELEAAAALLLLRYQYDRQACSNIISYTESCSPPTPPPAVADNTTPKDQTVRPPVASQPLKKRSIPSHLLRRSVTPARSESSVINKSIVKAKTRTPIPASERSCNRSLLKSCRNMIREFLDNQELI; encoded by the exons ATGGCACCTTTGCAG TTCCTTTTCGACAGTTCAACCATGAAGTATCGTATGTTGAACAAGCGCAAGCAAGCGACTCCATCGCCAGTAAGGCAATTCGAGGTGGAAGACACATCCTTGGCCAATCACAATGCCCTGGAACTAGAGGCAGCTGCAGCTCTTCTGTTGCTTCGATACCAGTACGATCGACAGGCCTGCAGCAATATTATATCCTACACCGAATCCTGCTCTCCTCCAACTCCTCCGCCTGCTGTGGCTGATAATACAACGCCCAAAGATCAGACTGTTCGTCCTCCAGTAGCCAGTCAACCGTTGAAGAAACGCTCCATACCATCGCACCTCCTTAGAAGATCCGTCACACCTGCCAGGTCCGAGAGTTCCGTGATCAATAAATCTATAGTCAAGGCCAAAACCAGGACACCAATTCCCGCCAGTGAGCGCAGCTGCAATAGGTCCCTGCTCAAATCTTGCAGGAATATGATACGTGAATTCTTGGACAATCAGGAGCTCATTTGA
- the LOC108012472 gene encoding uncharacterized protein isoform X2: MKYRMLNKRKQATPSPVRQFEVEDTSLANHNALELEAAAALLLLRYQYDRQACSNIISYTESCSPPTPPPAVADNTTPKDQTVRPPVASQPLKKRSIPSHLLRRSVTPARSESSVINKSIVKAKTRTPIPASERSCNRSLLKSCRNMIREFLDNQELI, encoded by the coding sequence ATGAAGTATCGTATGTTGAACAAGCGCAAGCAAGCGACTCCATCGCCAGTAAGGCAATTCGAGGTGGAAGACACATCCTTGGCCAATCACAATGCCCTGGAACTAGAGGCAGCTGCAGCTCTTCTGTTGCTTCGATACCAGTACGATCGACAGGCCTGCAGCAATATTATATCCTACACCGAATCCTGCTCTCCTCCAACTCCTCCGCCTGCTGTGGCTGATAATACAACGCCCAAAGATCAGACTGTTCGTCCTCCAGTAGCCAGTCAACCGTTGAAGAAACGCTCCATACCATCGCACCTCCTTAGAAGATCCGTCACACCTGCCAGGTCCGAGAGTTCCGTGATCAATAAATCTATAGTCAAGGCCAAAACCAGGACACCAATTCCCGCCAGTGAGCGCAGCTGCAATAGGTCCCTGCTCAAATCTTGCAGGAATATGATACGTGAATTCTTGGACAATCAGGAGCTCATTTGA